ctggtttgtgtgcttttacttatgatttctctttttctttgcccagccacacaatcaccatccaagctggcaaaagcacctgagcgtgaggagggggaggaagagggaccttccacctcaggacaggctgcaggtgagagttttatgtctgtgagggagacccatgtgtgtgtacccccatggagccatatgggagcctgatgtgatgcttccatttgaagtgtgattaaattctttgtttgatttctatagcagaaactatggaggcaaggctgcgtgccatggaggccagggttacttccttagaggctgaagtggcagacctgaaaggggagattgagcagcaaaggcagcagagggaggcggaagaacgtaggttatgttccccactgcccaactcttctcacactgtggctaaggccactaaaaagtgtatgcatgtaaactaaaaaaattggaaaatatgtgtggcactaatgtgtactttttctccctccccacacagttaagaagaaggaggacgaagacctgttccgccgcaaagtcagggggaccatgggacggttgtgcaggagagtgagggagatggaaggggctggggaggggagcagtgggacctgagttttgttttctgtttgtgttttggggtggggggtgttgggggggttcctagttacattgcccatttttctatccctgttaaatatatgaatttgttaaaaaaaagttggctttcttggagggtgggggtggtggtgggggggtccaagttacattcccttgtttttttcccctgttgaactgtttttgaaaataaaatgttgttgtaaatttcctgaaaaagactccagtgtgactccttacactcgcacacctttcaccccaaactcctaaaacacctttaacctttaaaacaccctccaacctccaacccacacaacggtgccagaataggcacaatcacttgagagggtacacagagacagagtcaaaaatataaactttatttaacagacaacagcaaacacagataactagacaaactggcccaaactaggagggggagaacttgtccgcgggtttaacgattctcttcccgagaacagtcctccttctcgtttgggtcgaggcattctgagacggggtgggtggggtgggtgctggaggtggtgggggaggtgtgggtgggggggggacgtgcacggtaatctgaggaggggtggccgcctccataaccgcgaccgccctctccatcagcctccttatcaggcgaacctcctccacgctttcgcgtagggattggttcgactctctaaggatggcacggaatttttttccctcctgggccacgagggagagcatcgcctggtctgcggcagcggcacgcctggactcctcctggcagtgctccaggatcctttctcccacactagtcaggacggagacgcgccgcagcctgccgcgttccctcgccagcctctcctcagcttggagagcacctctaggtggtgagccggctggctcgtcgtcttctgaaaggacctctgttggcaaaaaaagagaaacagaactgttagtaacatcgagacagtcaaaacccaccctggtgcacatggtggcctttcttggttacttgttaaaccaagactcagaacaatgccaggggagcacatggttattgtttgtttgcccatggtggcctttcttggttacatgttaaaccaagactcagaacaatgccaggggagcacaaaaatgaaaaggaagcacacagttattgcacacagacattgtcctgcagccatggctcgaaaggaatagttcatgcacgctcaccatcttgtatctgtatacgcctgcgcacggcaggaggtccagccaccccacgctcctcctcctcctgcgtcccgggtatgaaatctgaaaaaagggaaaaaagaacatgatttaggaccaaagtgtggcaaagcaagcttcacaccctaaagcagcaacgttgagggactctcttctgtctcttagcagtgctgctgccgtgcacaaacagaaaagcacaaagcagttaaacccccccccccttattgcaactgatacttaccaacatttgttgacgccccggaatcactgtcctctgccaccgctgctggggactcgaggaccaccgtcccaggcatctgtgtctctgtggacaagagcagaaaatagtgaaaaaggagcaagcatacaacctgaaccacacagcaaggtcccaaagtagtggctagagcactgcagaaggcctatggctgaggcatgctgcaaaactgtttgggttgttggttaaacacaaccgttttaaaaagccacccaaagcaatccacaaacatcctagcatagcatgcgttgcaacgaacacaaggcatacaatagtgaaaaaggagcaagcatacaacctgaaccacacagcaaggtcccaaagtagtggctagagcactgcagaaggcctatggctgaggcatgctgcaaaactgtttgggttgttggttaaacacaaccgttttaaaaagccacccaaagcaatccacaaacatcctagcatagcatgcgttgcaacgaacacaaggcatacaatagtgaaaaaggagcaagcatacaacctgaaccacacagcaaggtcccaaagtagtggctaaagcactgcagaaggcctatggctgaggcatgctgcaaaaccgTTTGgcttgttggttaaacacaaccgttttaaaaagccacccaaagcaatccacaaacatcctagcatattatgcgttgcaacgaacacacgagaaaacgattcccaaacgtcagaacacacatttgctcaaaatgaaatataaaataaaaagaaaattacttaccggaggcaaggggcgtttgctcaggaacctcctctggctccccaggagcgatggccattaggtccagcgtgaccaattccgcggctcgttgctggacggggggtggaggccgaaagctggacgaggtgccctcgccgggatcctcctcagcgggtggttcctcgaccggggcagccggcttccgaaccaccttaaggctcctcccgacgcgcttcggcctgccggctccttccccgtcgccgtacagcgggcgctgctcctcaaagtaggggcaggtcaccttctcgttgccggaacccttattatggttcacggcacgcatatactccgcccgcattgttttagttttggaccggcattcaaggctggtcctgttgtggcccagggcacgcatctttatggccacttgttcgaagacctccctattcctgtgcgaggactggaaggcgtcctggattttctcttccgagaaaatcgcgatcaggtccctgatctccgcgtccctccaagttgggccacggccggttgcaggaacggacgacgcttgcgaggaagattccatggtgccttcgctagtagctgagcaaaatggtggtgcgaggtgcagggtgcaacggatcatataccttcccgcacacaaagacaaagggactagccggctcctgattggtggagggcagtaggggacacgcacattggccacatgaggtcacatgtcacgttcaaaactcctcgcgcgggaacaggatctgctcctaatggccagattagcgccttttgtttgacttctcgcatgtgctgattcgtccacacgcgggaagagcagtttgaacatgcagcgggagccattttagtgaaatgtccgccattacaaaaacgcatgccggtgtaaaaccgagagcaagtgcagcggtacgcgacagttccccaataatattcaccaaccaaagcataaatcaatgacatgtaactggcgaacgttcgttggcatggtcagcgtacagttttttaaaatgaacggtggacggcgactccgcttgccggaggtctagccgccgatggaaggggttgtccgcacccaagcacaaccacgcacccggaaccacacaaagacccactacacataaaccgcccctcatgctagaatcatttgtattgaacccctctaaggttaacaggagactgcgagcggcgaacgttcgttggcacgctcagaggaaagttttttaaaatgctccctgtacgttgactccgctagtactggccgaaggtagacggggttttaagctttgggcaaatgtttggaacgtgacggtgtgtgccactgtgcttttgaaaaactcttgtggtgtccgggcagaatttccgaaagtgatcatgcttgaaagccagtcgctgtctcgttgcctcgtagatccccgctcgctcggagaaaaaaaatggcggacagttcgccggaagtttggaggaaaggctcgggaggagggactttgaagaaactgcaacaatggtaacgcacaagtctgtggcgctattgtcgcagattggttgcaggagtgtatcgctatccggagggtgaatccacttttctggattcccctagaagcgctacaacgaagcgctttttgcgggtcggttgcaggactgttgcagattgtgtacgacgtcgtgggttatggcaaatttgtagcgtttccaattggcaaccatcctgctactttgaagccgtgcgaaatggccctaagaattcCCCgtgtccccccttccccaaggcagTGGGCGAATTTTAGGTTGCCCACAAAGACTTTTAGATccagaaggattcctgaatgctctgctggATCTGAAGCCCCCAGCAACTCATTAGAtgttggccaccattgatgagatcgCCCTCTGACAGCCCATCTCTACCTGCTTGAAGCTGTTCTCCTGGTATAATGAGGAGCTGCATGAAAAGAAGCAGAAGCTGAGATGACTAGGCAGAAGTTGGAGGCAAACTTGTGAAGAGAACATCTTCTCTCATTAAAGCCTGAGATGGCCAAGAGAGAGGTTAAATGAGAATTTTATGCCATCACCATTGTGTTCATTTTACTCACACCTGGCTCAactgtttagggtagtttggtcctTGACTGTCCTGCAAGAAGTGTTTCCAATTAGTATTCAACTGGACATTAGCTGTGAAGCTTTTGTGAGTTACATCATGgataaaatcttgtcactccaccaTGATCTTTCTCCAAAATTTATTGCTGTAAAGGAACTGGAAGAAGGAGTGTTTTGACAGTTTCAGATATCTTGTGCAGGACAATGTAGACAGGTTGCTAGCTTCAATGAGGCTGACCACATGTCCtctagactagtggtccccaacctttttatcaccggggaccactcaacgcttgacaattttactgaggcccggtggggggggtagtttactcctctactctcaaccactgccctaatgctctctgattgctatggtaatgtttaaacatcccttcaaaataagatacagacatgccacaacaatgaacataaggaacatattattttcatggaaattttaactcatgacaatgagaaatcaatgggaaccctgagcttgtttctctgcaacgagatagtcccatctgggagtgatgggaaacaatgacacccgaagtgcgttgtaaagggccggggaggatgaagtaaagggccgggggggggggagaaggtgtcctttgcggcccacctccaattagtcgacagaccacatgtggtccgcagcccacaggttggggatcgctactctagacccCTTCCCCTCATGGTTTCAAAAAATGAGTGACAAGAAGGTATGAAGACTGCTCTGGTCCCTACTGACAGGGGCATTCCCGGACAGTCTGAAGGAGGCAGTAATCTgtcctttactgaagaaacccTCGAAGAACCTCCAGTGCCCAGCCAGTTACCGCCCCATTTCACACCTCAGGTATTTGAGGAAGGGCTGCCATGGATGAACTGCTAGCTTTAGATGCCAGGCTGGACTCCTCGACAGGATGACAGTGCATCAAGAAGCTCTTttcctcctccatcttcttctcTTTACCCTTCATTCCCAccatcttttcctcttcttcctcctcctgataATGTAGCTGCATTGTCTTTCTACTCCCCCTCTTGTGTCCTTCAGTATCATCATATATACAAGTTTTCCTCTATTTCCCAGTCCTGCTGTAACCTCACAGCTGCTTCTGGCAAGCGGAAGAGCAAGTCCTGGGCCGGGGCAAGTGGGATGCCAGGTGACCCTCGGTATGGGCTGGCTTGTGCCCTGGGCGCCTGCATTGCAGCCCCTACCTGAAAGGGCCAGGAGTTGTGAATCTCTTTGAATATAAACAGCTCTCCCTAACCTTTACGTGTGAAGACAGCTCAGCTCCATATAGTTTTCCGGGTGCCAGTGCGTGTTGGTACAAAGAAAAGGCTGTTTTTTGTACTCCATGTTTCACTAGAgcgctgagaaaactgttctgctaaacagttagaggctgccactcttaaccgctatgcACATTAAAGGCTCCCCTCAGTTCTCCATTGCGGTCCTTCCTCTTTccaaaaaatgttgctttgggacTATTATAACCTGCCTCTGTGCTGGCTCCTTGGCCTGCTCTTCCTGTTCATGTAAGTTTCAGAAACCTCATGAATCAGCAGCGTGCTGTCCTCCCAGGAGCTGCCCCACAGTCCCTCTCTCTCGGGGAAGTGGACTCTGTGTACGTACACAAATGGAATTTAGATGGGAAGGAACTTGTCTTGGATTTgtctccctggctgcagcctccacAACATCCCCCAGTGTCATGTCTTTCCTTGCATGTTTTTGGTTTCTTTTGCAGGTCACCAAAGAGGCTTTTCCCCATTCTGCGGAGGAGTCTCTTCCTATCATCTCCGGGCTTAGGTCAAGGAGGGAACAAATAGACCCCAACTGGCATACGTATCCTTTTTAATGTTGTCCAGTTTTTTATGTGAAACCCTCAGGACAGTGGAGATGGCCTCGCAAGACGGGTGGTGGTGTCAGTGCAGCCAGCCTGATCTGGTGCTGGCCTTTACCAGCTGCCACCTCAGCCATTGTGTGGAATGTGTTCCATATAACGCCCAAGAAGCTGCTTGTTGGAAAAATTTATGTTATACTGCAGAAAGCCACAAAAGTTTCTTTTAGATTTCCCAGTGGGTCCTCAGTAGAGAAAGAGTCTGCCTTCCATGGATTGGCTCCATTACGGATATACAATTTAATCAAACAATCAATggtctttctcatcccctcctgtctagtccttttagctggagatactggggattgaactggggaccttctgcacaccaagcaggggctctgctgcTGCTTGTGGGAAAATGTAGACCACTTCAATGTAATCCTCAGAGTAATCCTCTGGCGGCCTGTCTCCCGccccctcttttctgctgctagcaTTTAAAACTTCAAGGTTAGTATTtctataaaacaataaatacttataatttaaataaaggtgttcctgtgaggatcctagcagccatattttgcaccagttgcaatttccgggtcagggtcAAGAGCATGCCCACATAGAGCTAGTTATGgaaattctggaggtgaccatcacatggatcaccatggccaggtgttcagaggacactagagagctagcttggtgtagtgtataggagtgcggatttctaatctggaaagctggatttgattccatgctcccctacgtgcaaccagctgggtgaccttggacttgccacagccctgataaggctgttctaaccgagcagtaaaaGGGtgtcatggggagcagaaagggaaggtgaatgtaagccactttgagactccttcagcatataagaaccagctttcttcttcttcttcttcttcttcttcttcttcttcttcttcttcttcttcttcttcttcttcttcttcttcttcttcttcttcagcctgaATGGATGAAGAACAGTTTAGACAGTtagctagggcagagtctgcacttactttctttattccattgtcaatcctgttgaattcagatcgctttgaactcgattcttccttccccctccccattgaaacaggaaagtcttctgcatgtggttagggaggctcagaaggtgggggggggggagccaagcctctttctttcttttcttgaaggggggggggagaggagccaggcagggagcctctttcttttcttggaggggagggggagaggattgaaaaaggcagaggagggaggaaaactccgggaccgacagaagttgagtgaaattaggggcttctcctttaaggcaagcatg
Above is a window of Paroedura picta isolate Pp20150507F chromosome 5, Ppicta_v3.0, whole genome shotgun sequence DNA encoding:
- the LOC143838836 gene encoding uncharacterized protein LOC143838836; this translates as MQAPRAQASPYRGSPGIPLAPAQDLLFRLPEAAGSGNEKVTCPYFEEQRPLYGDGEGAGRPKRVGRSLKVVRKPAAPVEEPPAEEDPGEGTSSSFRPPPPVQQRAAELVTLDLMAIAPGEPEEVPEQTPLASETQMPGTVVLESPAAVAEDSDSGASTNVDFIPGTQEEEERGVAGPPAVRRRIQIQDEVLSEDDEPAGSPPRGALQAEERLARERGRLRRVSVLTSVGERILEHCQEESRRAAAADQAMLSLVAQEGKKFRAILRESNQSLRG